From the genome of Vicia villosa cultivar HV-30 ecotype Madison, WI linkage group LG2, Vvil1.0, whole genome shotgun sequence, one region includes:
- the LOC131649485 gene encoding F-box protein SKIP23-like, which translates to MERDWTSLDSLALNMVLEKLIEPIHHIWFRSVCKNWHSIATLNHRYNIQFRSNMLPMLMIPSEKSTEKRNLYSVVANRVYPLELTMLNKKRCCGSSYGWLATVDVDHIITWVNPFKDVAPIILPWIDIYMKYRDYEFNIHKVTLSADPITSPDDYVVAAIYTNRGALAFIKAGQEVWTYIQENHHFGFIDITFYKGLVYAVTRWKKIVSFELCYSSDPHDIFGRERRNPNVVLQTNFDEVYSPLTYLVKSLEGELWMVRRFITREEDNINKGTKHFHVFKLELDEKGEKIIQLLKLKSLGDNVLFVGDGDSTSISASYFSSYLQKDSIYYSDNYFDDEPNPYPQGPFDLGIYNVKQRSFGLHCPYKSYFKNMAPPIWIAPCFKWD; encoded by the coding sequence ATGGAGCGAGATTGGACAAGCTTAGATTCACTTGCTCTCAACATGGTTCTTGAAAAGTTAATTGAACCAATCCATCACATTTGGTTTCGTTCCGTCTGCAAAAATTGGCACTCAATTGCAACCCTTAACCATCGCTACAACATTCAATTTAGGAGCAATATGCTGCCTATGCTAATGATTCCTTCAGAGAAGAGTACAGAGAAGCGGAATTTGTATAGTGTTGTAGCAAATAGAGTGTATCCATTGGAATTGACAATGCTTAACAAAAAGAGATGTTGTGGCTCAAGTTATGGATGGCTTGCAACTGTGGATGTAGATCATATCATAACATGGGTGAATCCTTTTAAAGATGTAGCTCCTATTATATTGCCATGGATTGATATTTATATGAAATATAGAGATTATGAATTTAACATCCATAAGGTTACTTTGTCTGCGGACCCTATAACAAGTCCAGATGATTATGTAGTTGCAGCAATTTATACTAATCGTGGTGCTTTAGCTTTTATCAAAGCGGGACAAGAGGTTTGGACATACATACAAGAAAACCACCATTTTGGTTTCATTGATATTACATTCTACAAAGGTTTGGTTTATGCGGTAACTCGTTGGAAAAAAATTGTCTCTTTTGAACTTTGTTATTCAAGTGACCCTCAtgacatttttggtagggaaAGAAGAAATCCAAATGTTGTTTTACAAACAAATTTTGATGAAGTTTATTCTCCATTAACTTACTTAGTAAAATCTTTGGAGGGAGAGTTGTGGATGGTGAGAAGGTTTATAACTAGGGAGGAGGACAATATAAACAAAGGTACTAAACATTTTCATGTATTTAAGTTGGAATTAGATGAGAAAGGTGAGAAGATTATTCAATTGTTGAAACTTAAGAGTTTGGGTGATAATGTTTTATTTGTGGGTGATGGTGATTCAACATCTATATCAGCTTCATATTTTTCAAGTTACCTACAAAAGGATTCAATCTACTATTCTGATAATTATTTTGATGATGAGCCCAATCCTTATCCTCAAGGTCCTTTTGATTTAGGAATATATAATGTTAAACAAAGAAGTTTTGGTCTTCATTGTCCTTACaaatcttattttaaaaatatggcACCTCCTATATGGATTGCACCATGTTTTAAATGGGATTGA